One Sphingobium sp. CAP-1 genomic region harbors:
- a CDS encoding YoaK family protein has translation MKRYDPHHWLLAAGLSALAGYVDVIGFLRLGGLFVSFMSGNSTRLAVGMAQGGTVAACAAGIIALFVAGAALGAIVARIAGQWRKPALLGLVAALLALAAGVTGLSVPMMALAMGTINAIFLRDGEVSIGVTYMTGTLVKLGQGIGNALTGGDRTGWLPYMLLWAGLMTGALLAAFLQPTLSVDPLWPAAAWTLLLALVVAIRVRRSGRV, from the coding sequence ATGAAGCGTTACGATCCGCATCATTGGTTACTGGCGGCGGGTCTTTCGGCGCTGGCCGGCTATGTCGACGTGATCGGTTTTCTGCGGCTCGGCGGTTTGTTCGTGTCCTTCATGAGCGGCAATTCGACACGGCTGGCGGTGGGCATGGCGCAGGGCGGCACGGTTGCGGCGTGTGCCGCCGGGATCATCGCCCTGTTCGTCGCCGGCGCGGCGCTGGGCGCCATCGTTGCGCGGATCGCCGGACAATGGCGCAAGCCGGCTCTGCTCGGCCTGGTCGCGGCCCTGCTCGCGCTGGCGGCGGGCGTGACGGGCCTGTCCGTGCCGATGATGGCGCTGGCCATGGGGACGATCAACGCCATATTCCTGCGCGATGGCGAAGTCAGCATCGGCGTTACCTATATGACCGGGACGCTGGTGAAGCTGGGGCAGGGAATCGGCAATGCGCTGACCGGCGGTGATCGCACGGGCTGGCTGCCCTACATGTTGCTGTGGGCCGGGTTGATGACCGGGGCGCTGCTGGCGGCCTTTCTCCAGCCCACCCTGTCGGTCGATCCGCTGTGGCCGGCGGCCGCCTGGACCCTGTTGCTGGCGCTGGTCGTCGCGATCAGGGTGCGAAGATCGGGGCGAGTTTGA
- a CDS encoding MAPEG family protein, which produces MPVELTILAWGMILLLVHIFAAAHVKTKQYGAQWNMGARDAHLPPMNPLAGRLSRAEANYKETLPIAIVALIGVVMAGKTSEWTALGGWIWLGARIVYLPLYGFGVPVVRTIIFMASLVGLLMALWPLLGL; this is translated from the coding sequence ATGCCTGTCGAACTCACAATCCTGGCCTGGGGCATGATCCTGCTCCTCGTTCACATCTTCGCCGCCGCCCACGTCAAGACGAAACAATATGGCGCGCAATGGAATATGGGCGCGCGCGACGCCCATCTGCCGCCGATGAACCCGTTGGCCGGCCGCCTGTCCCGTGCGGAAGCCAATTATAAGGAGACGCTCCCCATCGCCATCGTCGCCCTGATCGGCGTGGTGATGGCGGGCAAGACCAGTGAATGGACCGCGCTGGGCGGCTGGATCTGGCTCGGTGCGCGGATCGTCTATCTGCCGCTCTATGGTTTCGGCGTGCCGGTCGTGCGCACCATCATCTTCATGGCCAGCCTGGTCGGCCTGTTGATGGCATTGTGGCCGCTGCTCGGCCTCTAA
- a CDS encoding PilZ domain-containing protein, with product MSSSVFANLGHVLRSRDPSVDQRRASRDLVDMVSHVTVRGRTYGVRIINISPHGLMCRSDSPLTPGDRASIWLPILKDHVAEIRWAQDSRAGMEFFEPIAPKIYDAMLTLIPPRRTAW from the coding sequence ATGTCGTCCTCGGTATTCGCCAATCTCGGCCACGTCCTGCGCTCACGCGACCCTTCGGTCGATCAGCGGCGCGCCAGCCGTGATCTGGTCGACATGGTCAGCCATGTCACCGTCCGGGGCCGCACGTACGGCGTACGGATCATCAACATTTCGCCCCATGGGTTGATGTGCCGCAGCGACAGCCCGCTGACGCCGGGCGACCGGGCCAGCATCTGGCTGCCGATCCTGAAGGACCATGTCGCCGAAATCCGCTGGGCGCAGGACAGCCGCGCCGGCATGGAATTTTTCGAACCGATCGCGCCGAAAATCTACGACGCGATGCTGACGCTCATCCCGCCGCGCCGAACCGCCTGGTAA
- a CDS encoding TorF family putative porin, whose amino-acid sequence MHRTDRHLAWLGTLTLASHALPAAAQYASGATFTLEAASDERRRGLSWSDGDPVLRVSASVPLTKGFSLDGTATTLWGSPRHGGADAVVDLGASYGRQLGGFRLTGEGRYHFFPGADRQGYGEAGAIAGFILGPASVDLAARYAPRQSAIGGDNLYLSTSAAIGLPGTPFTVSGHIGRASGDAHDPARAVRLRPESIYWDHGIAIDWYRGHWSAGLRYADTDIDARNSAHAGASLIARAGFTF is encoded by the coding sequence TTGCATCGAACTGATCGCCACCTGGCATGGCTGGGCACGTTGACGCTGGCCAGCCATGCCCTTCCCGCCGCCGCCCAATATGCGTCCGGCGCCACGTTCACACTGGAAGCCGCCAGCGACGAACGTCGTCGCGGCCTCAGTTGGAGCGATGGCGATCCCGTCCTGCGCGTCAGCGCCTCGGTCCCGCTAACCAAAGGCTTCAGCCTCGACGGGACGGCGACCACCCTTTGGGGCAGCCCCCGCCATGGCGGCGCGGACGCGGTGGTTGATCTTGGCGCAAGCTATGGCCGGCAGTTGGGCGGTTTCCGGCTGACCGGCGAAGGCCGCTACCACTTCTTCCCCGGCGCTGATCGTCAGGGCTATGGCGAAGCCGGCGCGATCGCCGGTTTCATCCTCGGCCCGGCCAGCGTCGATCTCGCCGCACGCTACGCCCCCCGCCAGTCGGCGATCGGCGGCGACAATCTCTACCTCTCGACCAGCGCCGCCATCGGCCTTCCCGGCACCCCGTTCACGGTGTCCGGCCATATCGGCCGCGCATCGGGCGACGCGCACGATCCCGCCCGCGCCGTCCGCCTGCGTCCCGAAAGCATCTATTGGGACCATGGCATCGCAATCGACTGGTATCGCGGCCACTGGTCCGCCGGCCTGCGCTATGCCGACACGGACATCGATGCGCGGAACAGCGCCCATGCCGGCGCCAGCCTGATCGCCAGGGCGGGTTTCACCTTCTGA
- the mfd gene encoding transcription-repair coupling factor: MTDLQKILKAKAPLTLSGVPAGFQPWLLADIARAAGAANGRAVFIASDEQLMRAVADTAHYFAPEIEIIEIPAWDCLPYDRASPSLRAASARLAGLYALQAKPKGPQLVLTTLAAMTQRTLTPFRVRQLVAKLAPKERIAIQTLAQMLQANGYVRTDTVHDRGEFAIRGGIVDLFPGGEEQPLRLDFFGDEIETVRRFDPADQRTIENVDGFTLLPASEALLDEETIKRFRGRYRETFGATATGDPLYQAVSDGRRLAGMEHWLPLFEERLVPLTDHLGDDAVLIRDHGVAGAAESRFEAIRDYHANRIQAKSADPGAYRPLKPDSLYLAAADWDAAVATLPMHGTTPFHEPESATVLDFSVDGPRDFAPERAQNTNIYEAVGKHIADLRRQKKKVVIASYSGGARERLSGLLADHGVARLAAADNWQEALGIAANGSVTLTVLGLDHGFTAPDVAVLTEQDMLGDRLVRRAKRKKSADAFLQELATLSPGDLVVHMDHGIGRYEGLTQIPVAKAPHDCVALTYAGGDKLYVPVENLEVLSRYGSDSEGVSLDKLGGEAWQRRKAKMKERIREIAGELLKTAAERALRAATVAEPDTAGYPAFVDRFPYQETEDQDRAISDVVEDLGAGKPMDRLVCGDVGFGKTEVALRAAFVAAMAGMQVVVICPTTLLARQHHMNFEERFRGFPVNIGRLSRLVPDKEAKATKAGLADGTIDIVVGTHALLAKGLEFKRLGLVIVDEEQRFGVTHKERLKSLKTDVHVLTLTATPIPRTLQMAMSGLRELSVIQTPPVDRLAVRTYIMPWDGVVIREALLREHYRGGQSFFVVPRIADLTEVEEFLRTEVPEIKPIVAHGQMSATDVEERMSAFYDKRYDVLLSTTIVESGLDIPSANTLIIHRADRFGLAQLYQLRGRVGRSKTRAYAYFTTPANRIITETAEKRLKVLSDLDTLGAGFQLASHDLDIRGAGNLVGDEQSGHIKEVGFELYQSMLEDAIMDAKAGGVGLETRRDSFSPQITVDAPILIPDDYVPDLDLRMGLYRRINELEDRNGLEAFAAELIDRFGKLPLPTQNLLKIIEIKQNCLIANISKIDVGPKGALVSFFEDRFPKPAGLVAYVQKLNGVARLRPDSKIVVERAWPDPQARLNGALQLSKGLMKAAG, encoded by the coding sequence ATGACCGATCTCCAGAAAATCCTGAAGGCAAAAGCGCCGCTCACTTTGTCGGGCGTCCCCGCCGGCTTCCAGCCCTGGCTGCTGGCCGACATCGCCCGCGCCGCAGGGGCCGCGAATGGCCGCGCCGTCTTTATCGCGTCCGACGAGCAGTTGATGCGCGCGGTCGCGGACACGGCGCATTATTTCGCGCCGGAGATCGAAATCATCGAAATTCCCGCCTGGGACTGCCTGCCCTATGACCGCGCCAGCCCCTCGCTGCGCGCGGCCTCGGCGCGACTGGCGGGCCTCTACGCGCTGCAAGCCAAACCCAAAGGCCCGCAACTCGTCCTCACCACGCTGGCGGCGATGACCCAGCGCACGCTCACCCCGTTCCGCGTTCGTCAACTGGTCGCCAAACTCGCACCAAAAGAACGGATCGCCATCCAGACACTGGCGCAGATGCTTCAGGCGAACGGCTATGTTCGCACCGACACTGTCCATGACCGGGGCGAATTCGCCATTCGCGGCGGCATCGTGGACCTGTTCCCAGGCGGCGAGGAACAGCCGCTCCGCCTCGACTTTTTCGGCGACGAGATCGAGACGGTCCGCCGCTTCGACCCCGCCGACCAGCGCACGATCGAGAATGTCGACGGCTTCACCCTCCTCCCCGCCTCCGAAGCCTTGCTGGACGAGGAAACGATCAAGCGCTTCCGCGGCCGCTATCGCGAGACGTTCGGCGCGACCGCGACCGGCGATCCGCTCTATCAGGCGGTCAGCGACGGCCGCCGCCTCGCCGGCATGGAACATTGGCTGCCCCTGTTCGAAGAACGCCTCGTCCCCCTGACCGACCATCTGGGCGACGACGCCGTTCTGATCCGCGACCATGGCGTCGCCGGCGCGGCGGAAAGCCGGTTCGAGGCGATCCGCGACTATCACGCCAACCGTATACAGGCGAAATCCGCCGACCCCGGCGCCTATCGCCCGCTGAAACCCGACTCCCTCTATCTCGCCGCCGCCGACTGGGACGCCGCCGTCGCGACCCTGCCGATGCACGGCACCACGCCGTTCCACGAACCGGAAAGCGCGACCGTCCTCGACTTCTCGGTCGACGGCCCCCGCGATTTCGCGCCCGAACGCGCGCAGAACACGAACATCTACGAAGCCGTCGGCAAGCATATCGCCGACCTGCGCCGCCAGAAGAAGAAAGTCGTCATCGCCAGCTATTCCGGCGGCGCGCGCGAACGTCTCTCCGGCCTGCTCGCCGACCATGGCGTCGCTCGCCTCGCCGCCGCCGACAATTGGCAGGAAGCGCTCGGCATCGCCGCCAATGGCAGCGTCACCCTCACCGTCCTCGGCCTCGACCATGGCTTCACCGCGCCCGATGTCGCCGTCCTCACCGAACAGGATATGCTCGGCGACCGCCTCGTCCGCCGCGCCAAGCGCAAGAAGAGCGCTGACGCCTTCCTTCAGGAACTGGCCACCCTCTCGCCCGGCGACCTCGTCGTCCATATGGACCATGGCATTGGCCGCTATGAAGGGCTGACGCAAATCCCGGTGGCCAAAGCCCCGCATGACTGCGTGGCGCTGACCTATGCCGGCGGCGACAAGCTCTATGTCCCCGTCGAAAATCTCGAAGTCCTCTCCCGCTACGGCTCCGACAGCGAGGGCGTCAGCCTCGACAAGCTCGGCGGCGAAGCCTGGCAGCGGCGCAAGGCCAAGATGAAGGAGCGCATCCGCGAAATCGCGGGTGAATTGCTCAAGACCGCCGCCGAACGCGCCCTGCGCGCCGCCACCGTGGCGGAGCCGGATACCGCCGGCTACCCCGCCTTCGTCGACCGCTTCCCCTATCAGGAAACCGAGGATCAGGACCGCGCCATCAGCGACGTGGTGGAGGATCTGGGCGCAGGCAAGCCGATGGACCGCCTCGTCTGCGGCGACGTGGGCTTCGGCAAGACCGAAGTCGCCCTGCGCGCCGCCTTCGTCGCGGCGATGGCCGGGATGCAGGTGGTGGTCATCTGCCCCACCACGCTTCTTGCCCGCCAGCATCACATGAATTTCGAGGAGCGTTTCCGCGGCTTCCCGGTCAATATCGGCCGCCTCTCCCGCCTCGTCCCCGACAAGGAGGCGAAGGCGACCAAGGCGGGGCTGGCCGACGGCACGATCGACATTGTCGTCGGCACCCACGCGCTGCTCGCCAAGGGGCTGGAGTTCAAGCGCCTCGGCCTCGTCATCGTGGACGAGGAACAAAGGTTCGGCGTCACCCACAAGGAACGGCTGAAGTCGCTCAAGACCGACGTTCATGTCCTGACGCTCACCGCCACGCCGATCCCCCGCACGCTGCAAATGGCGATGTCGGGCCTGCGCGAACTGTCCGTCATCCAGACCCCGCCGGTCGATCGCCTCGCGGTCCGCACCTACATCATGCCCTGGGATGGCGTGGTGATCCGCGAAGCCCTGCTGCGCGAACATTATCGCGGCGGGCAAAGCTTCTTCGTCGTGCCGCGCATCGCCGACCTCACCGAAGTCGAGGAGTTCCTGCGCACCGAAGTCCCCGAAATCAAACCGATCGTCGCCCATGGCCAGATGAGCGCCACCGATGTCGAAGAGCGCATGTCCGCCTTCTACGACAAGCGCTATGACGTGCTGCTGTCCACGACGATCGTGGAATCCGGCCTCGACATTCCCAGCGCCAACACGCTCATCATCCACCGCGCCGACCGTTTCGGCCTCGCGCAACTCTACCAGCTGCGCGGCCGCGTGGGGCGCTCCAAGACGCGCGCCTACGCCTATTTCACCACTCCCGCCAACCGCATCATCACCGAAACGGCCGAAAAGCGGCTCAAGGTTCTCTCCGACCTCGACACGCTCGGCGCAGGCTTCCAACTCGCGTCTCACGATCTGGACATTCGCGGCGCGGGCAACCTCGTCGGCGACGAGCAATCGGGCCATATCAAGGAAGTCGGCTTCGAACTTTATCAGTCGATGCTGGAGGATGCGATCATGGACGCCAAGGCCGGCGGGGTCGGGCTGGAAACCCGCCGCGACAGCTTCTCGCCCCAGATCACCGTCGACGCGCCGATCCTCATCCCCGACGATTATGTGCCCGACCTCGACCTGCGCATGGGCCTCTATCGCCGCATCAACGAACTGGAGGACCGCAACGGTCTGGAAGCGTTCGCCGCCGAACTGATCGACCGTTTCGGGAAATTGCCATTGCCGACGCAAAACCTGCTCAAGATCATCGAGATCAAGCAGAACTGTCTGATCGCGAATATTTCCAAGATCGACGTGGGACCAAAGGGCGCGCTCGTCAGCTTCTTCGAGGACCGCTTCCCCAAGCCCGCCGGCCTCGTCGCCTATGTGCAGAAACTCAACGGCGTCGCCCGCCTGCGCCCCGACAGCAAGATCGTCGTGGAACGCGCCTGGCCCGACCCGCAGGCGCGGCTGAACGGCGCGCTGCAACTGTCCAAGGGGCTTATGAAGGCGGCGGGGTGA
- a CDS encoding anhydro-N-acetylmuramic acid kinase has product MLAIGLMSGTSRDGIDAALIETDGEGQVAAVEFHAMPYDEGFRLRLAEACQRAMAMERPGFEPLIASVEAELTERHVQAVADLLGRSGHIAEDVGVIGFHGHTLAHRPDRGWTWQIGDGAALAGAFGIPVVADLRSADVAAGGQGAPLMPVYHRALADGLEKPAAVLNLGGVANITYIGPDGTLIAFDTGMASGLIDNWMQTHGDAAYDMDGATAARGTVDAARLAGMMADPWFTAPPPKSIDREQFSIDAVRGLALEHGAATLTAFTAAAVARGIDHLPQRPARIHVAGGGRHNKTLMAMLAERTGAQVLSVDGLGWDGDALEAQGFAYMAVRHLKALPISFPGTTGVAVAMTGGVLFRP; this is encoded by the coding sequence ATGCTGGCAATCGGCCTGATGTCGGGCACATCGCGCGACGGGATCGACGCCGCGCTGATCGAGACGGACGGCGAGGGCCAGGTCGCGGCGGTCGAATTTCACGCCATGCCCTATGATGAGGGCTTTCGTCTGCGGCTGGCCGAGGCGTGCCAGCGGGCGATGGCGATGGAGCGGCCGGGCTTCGAACCGCTGATCGCGTCGGTCGAGGCGGAACTGACCGAACGGCATGTGCAGGCGGTGGCCGACCTGCTGGGGCGCAGCGGGCATATTGCCGAAGATGTGGGCGTGATCGGCTTTCATGGCCATACGCTCGCGCATCGGCCCGACCGGGGCTGGACCTGGCAGATTGGCGATGGCGCCGCGCTCGCCGGTGCGTTCGGGATTCCGGTGGTGGCGGATCTGCGCAGCGCTGATGTGGCGGCGGGTGGGCAGGGCGCGCCGCTTATGCCGGTCTATCATCGCGCGCTGGCGGACGGGCTGGAGAAGCCGGCGGCGGTGCTGAACCTGGGTGGGGTGGCGAACATTACCTATATCGGGCCGGACGGGACGCTGATCGCGTTCGACACCGGCATGGCGAGCGGGCTGATCGACAACTGGATGCAGACCCATGGCGATGCGGCCTATGATATGGACGGGGCGACTGCGGCGCGGGGGACAGTGGACGCGGCGCGGCTGGCAGGGATGATGGCCGATCCCTGGTTCACCGCGCCGCCGCCCAAGAGTATCGATCGCGAGCAGTTCAGCATTGATGCGGTGCGGGGTTTGGCCCTGGAGCATGGCGCGGCAACCCTGACTGCCTTCACGGCGGCGGCCGTGGCGCGGGGTATCGACCATCTGCCGCAGCGGCCTGCGCGCATCCATGTGGCCGGGGGTGGACGGCATAATAAGACGCTGATGGCGATGCTGGCGGAGCGGACGGGCGCCCAGGTGCTGAGTGTCGACGGTCTGGGCTGGGACGGCGATGCGCTGGAGGCGCAGGGCTTTGCCTATATGGCGGTGCGGCATCTGAAAGCTTTGCCGATCAGCTTTCCGGGGACGACTGGTGTGGCGGTGGCGATGACGGGCGGCGTGCTGTTCCGCCCATGA
- the tyrS gene encoding tyrosine--tRNA ligase, which produces MSNYSSDLLRLLEARGFIHQLTDAEGLDALAAKQVVPGYIGFDPTAPSLHVGHLVSIMMLRQLQKAGHKPIVLMGGGTGKIGDPSFKDEARKLLTHDLIQENVASIKRVFERFLTFGDGPSDAIMLDNAEWLDRLEYIPFLRDIGQHFSVNRMLSFDSVKLRLDREQSLSFLEFNYMILQAYDFLELSRRSACRLQMGGSDQWGNIVNGVELARRVDGQQVFGLTTPLLTNADGTKMGKTVGGAVWLNEDQLSHYDYWQFWRNTADADVANRLRLFTDLPMDEVNRLAALEGAEINEAKKILANEATALCRGLEAAQASAETARKTFEEGASDANLPTVSLGAEGLTVMQATTGLGFASSNKEVRRKLIEGAIKVNGEVVTDPAVTLKAGDKLSFGAKKHGLIIG; this is translated from the coding sequence ATGAGCAACTATAGTTCCGACCTCCTGCGCCTGCTCGAAGCGCGCGGCTTCATCCACCAGTTGACTGACGCGGAAGGGCTGGATGCGCTCGCCGCGAAACAGGTGGTGCCGGGCTATATCGGCTTCGATCCGACCGCACCGTCGCTTCATGTCGGCCATCTCGTGTCGATCATGATGCTGCGCCAGTTGCAGAAGGCCGGGCACAAGCCGATCGTCCTGATGGGCGGCGGCACCGGCAAGATCGGCGATCCCAGCTTCAAGGATGAAGCGCGCAAGCTGCTGACCCATGACCTGATTCAGGAAAATGTCGCCAGCATCAAGCGCGTGTTCGAACGCTTCCTGACTTTCGGTGATGGCCCATCGGACGCGATCATGCTCGACAATGCCGAATGGCTCGACCGCCTCGAATATATCCCCTTCCTGCGCGACATCGGCCAGCATTTCTCGGTCAACCGGATGCTGAGTTTCGATTCGGTGAAGCTGCGGCTCGACCGCGAACAGTCATTGAGCTTCCTCGAATTCAATTACATGATCCTTCAGGCCTACGACTTCCTTGAACTGTCACGCCGCAGCGCCTGCCGCTTGCAAATGGGCGGTTCCGACCAGTGGGGCAATATCGTCAACGGCGTAGAACTCGCCCGCCGCGTCGATGGCCAGCAGGTTTTCGGCCTCACCACGCCCCTGCTCACCAATGCTGACGGCACCAAGATGGGCAAGACCGTGGGCGGCGCCGTGTGGCTGAACGAAGATCAGTTGTCGCACTACGACTATTGGCAATTCTGGCGGAACACTGCCGACGCCGATGTCGCCAACCGCCTGCGCCTGTTCACCGACCTGCCGATGGACGAAGTGAATCGCCTCGCCGCACTGGAAGGCGCGGAAATCAACGAAGCGAAGAAGATCCTGGCCAACGAAGCGACCGCGCTCTGCCGTGGCCTCGAAGCGGCGCAGGCTTCGGCCGAAACCGCGCGAAAGACCTTCGAGGAAGGCGCGTCGGATGCCAATCTGCCGACCGTCAGCCTGGGTGCCGAAGGGCTGACCGTGATGCAGGCCACCACCGGCCTCGGCTTCGCCAGCTCCAACAAGGAAGTGCGCCGCAAGCTGATCGAAGGCGCGATCAAGGTGAATGGCGAAGTCGTCACTGACCCCGCCGTCACCTTGAAGGCCGGCGACAAGCTGAGCTTCGGCGCGAAGAAGCACGGCCTGATTATCGGGTGA
- the recG gene encoding ATP-dependent DNA helicase RecG has translation MRPDILNPLFAEISLFKGIGPALARPLERLGLARAVDVAFHLPVSWVDRHLTDELDMADAGRVIGTMLTPVDYRASGSARAPFRVQAVDGRGNAVSLVYFGKNSAWPRKLLPLNEPKFVSGKLEAYGDNLQMVHPDYVLPPEEADTVPARESVYGLSEGLTNNRMRDIAAQALVRAPELPEWIEPSLLARKEWPAWKEALVRVHADPSDAKARERLAYDEIFAGQLALMLVRQSSRRRRGVSIEGDGRLRAMLKLPFAPTGAQRRAIGEIEGDMAQATPMLRLLQGDVGSGKTLVALMALLNAVEAGMQGAMLAPTEILARQHYETLRKMASGLPVEIAILTGREKGKVREATLMGLADGSIDILVGTHAIFQEAVQYKALGLAVIDEQHRFGVAQRMMLASKAERAPHLLVMTATPIPRTLTLTYYGEMDVSRLDEMPPGRQPIQTVVMAASRLDEVVDALARHVTSGGQAYWVCPLVEESETSDQAAAEARAESLRERFGARVGLVHGRMKGPEKDAAMEAFAANRTQILVATTVIEVGVDVPNSSLIIIEGADRFGLAQLHQLRGRVGRGDKPSVCLLLRGNALSETSRARLALMRDTNDGFRIAEADLELRGAGEMLGTRQSGEAELKVATPEHVAALVDSARDDAHLLIERDGGLDSARGQAARTCLYLFEKDAAVGLLRGG, from the coding sequence ATGCGACCCGATATTCTCAATCCGCTCTTTGCCGAAATATCCCTGTTCAAGGGGATCGGCCCCGCGCTTGCCCGTCCGCTGGAGCGGCTGGGGCTGGCGCGCGCCGTCGATGTCGCCTTTCATTTGCCGGTCAGTTGGGTGGATCGACACTTGACCGACGAACTGGACATGGCCGATGCTGGCCGGGTGATCGGCACGATGCTGACCCCGGTGGATTATCGCGCCAGCGGCAGCGCGCGCGCGCCTTTCCGGGTGCAGGCGGTGGATGGGCGGGGCAATGCGGTTTCCCTCGTCTATTTCGGGAAGAACAGCGCCTGGCCGCGCAAGCTGCTGCCATTGAACGAACCCAAATTCGTGTCGGGGAAGCTGGAGGCCTATGGCGACAACCTCCAGATGGTCCATCCCGACTATGTGCTGCCGCCGGAAGAGGCGGACACGGTGCCGGCGCGCGAATCGGTCTATGGCCTGTCGGAGGGGCTGACCAACAACCGGATGCGCGACATTGCGGCGCAGGCTTTGGTACGAGCGCCAGAATTGCCGGAGTGGATCGAGCCGAGCCTGCTGGCGCGGAAGGAATGGCCGGCGTGGAAGGAGGCGCTTGTCCGGGTCCATGCCGATCCGTCGGACGCCAAGGCGCGCGAGCGGCTGGCCTATGACGAGATTTTCGCCGGGCAACTGGCGCTGATGCTGGTGCGGCAATCGTCGCGGCGGCGGCGGGGCGTGTCGATCGAGGGAGACGGACGGCTGCGCGCGATGCTGAAGCTGCCCTTCGCGCCGACCGGTGCGCAGCGGCGGGCGATCGGGGAGATTGAGGGCGACATGGCGCAGGCGACGCCGATGCTGCGACTGCTCCAGGGCGATGTCGGGTCGGGCAAGACTTTGGTGGCGCTGATGGCGCTGCTGAACGCGGTCGAGGCGGGGATGCAGGGGGCGATGCTGGCGCCGACCGAAATCCTCGCGCGGCAGCATTATGAGACGCTGCGGAAAATGGCGTCGGGCCTGCCGGTCGAGATCGCGATCCTCACCGGGCGCGAGAAGGGCAAGGTGCGCGAAGCGACGCTGATGGGGCTGGCGGACGGCAGCATCGACATACTCGTCGGCACCCACGCCATCTTTCAGGAGGCGGTGCAGTATAAGGCGCTGGGGCTGGCGGTGATCGACGAGCAGCATCGTTTCGGCGTTGCGCAGCGGATGATGCTGGCGAGCAAGGCGGAGCGCGCGCCGCATCTGCTGGTGATGACCGCGACGCCGATCCCGCGCACGCTGACCTTGACCTATTATGGCGAGATGGACGTGTCGCGGCTGGACGAGATGCCGCCGGGGCGGCAGCCGATCCAGACCGTCGTGATGGCGGCGAGCCGGCTGGACGAGGTGGTCGATGCGCTGGCCCGCCATGTGACAAGCGGCGGGCAGGCCTATTGGGTGTGCCCGCTGGTCGAAGAGAGCGAGACCAGCGACCAGGCGGCGGCCGAGGCGCGGGCGGAGTCGCTGCGGGAACGGTTCGGGGCGCGGGTCGGCCTCGTCCATGGACGCATGAAGGGGCCGGAGAAGGATGCGGCGATGGAAGCCTTCGCCGCCAATCGCACGCAGATATTGGTGGCGACCACGGTGATCGAGGTCGGGGTGGACGTGCCCAACTCCAGCCTGATCATCATCGAGGGGGCGGATCGGTTCGGCCTCGCGCAGTTGCACCAGTTGCGCGGCCGGGTGGGACGCGGCGACAAGCCATCGGTCTGCCTGTTGCTGCGTGGTAATGCCTTAAGCGAAACATCGCGCGCGCGGCTTGCCCTGATGCGGGACACCAACGATGGTTTCAGAATAGCGGAGGCTGATCTGGAGTTGCGCGGCGCGGGCGAAATGCTGGGCACGCGCCAGTCGGGCGAAGCGGAACTGAAGGTTGCGACGCCGGAACATGTGGCGGCACTGGTGGACAGCGCGCGGGATGACGCGCATCTGCTGATCGAGCGCGACGGCGGGCTGGACAGCGCACGCGGGCAAGCGGCGCGAACCTGCCTCTATCTGTTTGAGAAAGATGCGGCAGTGGGGTTGTTGAGGGGTGGATAG
- a CDS encoding FAD assembly factor SdhE yields MNDNPQMRRIQFRAWHRGTREADYTVGGFFDRYHATWNDAEIAWFEKFMDEQDADIIGWALGTIPVPEEWKGPMMDRFLKLDFVKIV; encoded by the coding sequence GTGAACGACAATCCCCAGATGCGCCGCATCCAATTCCGGGCCTGGCATCGCGGCACGCGGGAGGCGGACTATACCGTCGGCGGCTTCTTCGACCGCTATCATGCGACATGGAATGACGCGGAAATCGCCTGGTTCGAAAAGTTCATGGACGAACAGGATGCCGACATCATCGGCTGGGCGCTCGGCACCATCCCCGTGCCGGAGGAATGGAAAGGTCCGATGATGGACAGGTTCCTGAAACTCGATTTCGTGAAGATAGTCTGA